The genome window GCTCAGATGAATGCATCAAGAGAAGAAGTAGAAATAGACATAGTAGAAGAGGGAAAAAAAGGTTTATTTGGTCTTTTTGGTGCTCGGAACTATGTTGTAAAAGTTACAAAAAAGAAAAATGCAAGACAAGAAACAGAACAGTTTTTATATGATATCACGAAAAAGATGGGTGTAGATGTCAAGATTGAGAGTAAAGAAGTTGATCGAGAAATCATTTATCAACTATCAGGTAGCGATATTGCCTTATTAATCGGAAAAAGGGGCCAGACCTTAAATTCCATACAATATCTGGCGCAGCTCGTTTTTAACCGTGAGACTAGTCAATATCGAACCATTGTGGTAGATGCAGAGAATTATCGATTAAGAAGAAGAGAAGCACTTGAGCAACTAGCACATCGTTTGGCCTATAAAGCTGTTAAGACGAAACAAGATGTTCCTCTTGAACCAATGCCATCTTATGAACGAAAGGTTATTCATATGGTATTGCTAAAAAATAAAGAGGTAAAAACTTTTTCAGCTGGTGAAGAGCCTCGTCGTCACTTGGTGATCTCACCAATTATAAAAAAATAACCCAAAAATCCTAAACTGCTACATTCAGTTTAGGATTTTTTTATTTAGGCTTTTTTCTAAAACTTTGGTGCTATTAGTGTATTACCAGTATTAGAAGTAAATTGAGATTGGATTAGAAATGAGCAACTCTCTGTATGTAGTAGCAACTAGATACTAAGGTAAAAATCTAGCTTTTAGGATTTTTACGCAAAGCAGCAATCTATACGATTACAGCCTCTATTTATTAAGCTCATCTTTAAAAGATTTATCGTTTAGGACATCAATAATTCCCAAATTGGTAAAAAGAATTATCCCTTTGACGCTATGATGTGCTGAAACTTGAGAGATTAACGTTGTAATTTATAATAGGGCAACACTCTATGTGAAAACAGCTATCTACCATTGAAACTTGGCAGTAACCTCTTAGCTTTATATGCGGACAATAAAAGTAATAGAAGTTTCATATAGCATAACAAGACTAAGCTTTCACCAAAGTCAAAAGACTAAAATGTGGAGCTTAGTCTTTTTTGTTTTCTGTTATGTCCACATATATGAAGTAGTTGTCATTTTGGTTGTGGATAAGTTAAAATGAAAGAAGATCATATGAACGGAGAAGATATCCACAAGTGGATAAGATTGATTGTTCTCAAATGGGTCATACTATTAACATGTGGATGAAAAAGGACAATTGAAAATAGTTTTGGTATGATAGTCAAATGTCTTAATAATAGAGACGTAAGAATACTGAGGAAGAAGAGTGACCATAATTATGGATTTCGATACAATAGCGGCAATATCTACTCCAATGGGAGAAGGAGCTATTGCCATTGTGAGATTAAGTGGAGACGACAGTCTGACAATAGCAAATAAAATATTTAAAGGTAAATCGTTAACAGAGGTACCATCTCATACGATACACTATGGCCATATTGTAGACCCTGAAACAGAAGATATCATTGAGGAAGTAATGATTTCTGTGATGAAGGCTCCAAGAACGTTTACGAGAGAGAATGTAGTAGAAATAAATTGCCATGGTGGGCTAGTGTCTGTTAATAAAGTCTTGCAGTTAACGCTTGAACAGGGAGCTCGATTAGCGGAGCCAGGTGAATTTACGAAAAGGGCATTCTTAAATGGAAGAATAGATTTGTCACAGGCAGAAGCCGTAATGGATTTAATTCGTGCCAAAACTGACCGTGCAATGAGTGTAGCGATTGGTCAAATGGAAGGACGACTCTCAAACTTAATACAACGGCTGCGGCAGGAACTATTAGAAACTCTTGCACATGTAGAAGTAAATATTGATTACCCAGAGTATGATGATGTGGAGGAAATGACACATTCATTGTTAATTGAAAAGGCAAGTTCTGTCCAAAATGAAATCGAGAAGCTTCTGCAGACATCTAGCCAAGGGAAAATATTACGAGAAGGTCTGTCAACTGTAATTGTCGGTAGACCGAATGTTGGTAAATCCTCTCTGCTTAATAGCTTAGTTCATGAAAATAAAGCTATTGTCACTGATATCCCTGGCACGACAAGAGATGTAATTGAAGAATATGTAAATGTGAAAGGTGTTCCACTTCGCCTGTTGGATACTGCTGGTATTCGTGAAACAGAAGATATTGTTGAGAGAATTGGTGTTGAACGATCTAGACAAGTACTGAAAGAAGCTGATTTAATTCTTTTAGTTTTAAATTACAATGATGACCTCACAATAGAAGATAAGAGATTATTTGAAGCAGTAGCGGGGATGGATGTAATTGTTATTGTTAATAAAACCGATTTACTTCAAAAGTTGGATATGAACGAAGTAAATAAATTAGCTGAACACTATCCGATTGTAACAACTTCTTTATTAGAAGACAAAGGAATAGAAGAGTTAGAGGATGCTATTAGTTCTCTGTTCTTCTCAGGTACAATCGAATCAAAAGATATGACGTATGTCTCTAATTCTAGACATATTGCGTTGTTAACACAGGCAAAGAAATCAATACAAGAAGCCATAAATGGAATTGAAAATGGTGTTCCGATAGATTTAGTACAAATAGATTTAACAAGAACATGGGAGTTATTAGGTGAAATTATCGGCGATGCCGTTCATGAAAGCTTAATCGACCAGTTATTTTCACAATTCTGTTTAGGGAAATAGGAGGTTTTTTACTATGCAACAGTATGACGGTGGACAGTATGATGTCATAGTCGTTGGAGCAGGTCATGCAGGCTGTGAAGCAGGACTTGCAGCAGCTAGAATGGGTGCAAAGACATTAATGGTAACAATTAATTTAGATATGGTTGCCTTCATGCCGTGTAATCCATCAGTTGGCGGACCAGCCAAGGGGATTGTCGTACGTGAAATAGATGCTCTAGGCGGAGAAATGGGACGCAATATCGATAAAACTCACATTCAAATGAGGATGTTAAATACAGGTAAAGGCCCAGCAGTTCGAGCTTTACGAGCACAAGCAGATAAATTTTCCTATCAGCATGAAATGAAGAAAACCATTGAAAATACACCTAATCTTACATTACTACAGGGAATGGTAGAGAAGTTAATTATTGAGGGCGGAGAATGTAGAGGGGTTATTACGAATACAGGTGCTATGTATGCCTCTAAAACTGTTGTTATTACAACTGGAACTTTCCTTAGAGGCAAAATAATCATTGGAGACTTACAATATTCCAGTGGTCCAAATAATCAACAGCCTTCTATTAAATTATCTGAGCACTTGCAAGAATTAGGGTTTGATTTAGTACGATTTAAAACAGGTACGCCACCTAGAGTAAATGGAACTACGATTGATTACTCTAAAACAGAAATTCAACCTGGTGATGATATACCAAGAGCATT of Bacillus sp. BGMRC 2118 contains these proteins:
- the mnmE gene encoding tRNA uridine-5-carboxymethylaminomethyl(34) synthesis GTPase MnmE, which gives rise to MDFDTIAAISTPMGEGAIAIVRLSGDDSLTIANKIFKGKSLTEVPSHTIHYGHIVDPETEDIIEEVMISVMKAPRTFTRENVVEINCHGGLVSVNKVLQLTLEQGARLAEPGEFTKRAFLNGRIDLSQAEAVMDLIRAKTDRAMSVAIGQMEGRLSNLIQRLRQELLETLAHVEVNIDYPEYDDVEEMTHSLLIEKASSVQNEIEKLLQTSSQGKILREGLSTVIVGRPNVGKSSLLNSLVHENKAIVTDIPGTTRDVIEEYVNVKGVPLRLLDTAGIRETEDIVERIGVERSRQVLKEADLILLVLNYNDDLTIEDKRLFEAVAGMDVIVIVNKTDLLQKLDMNEVNKLAEHYPIVTTSLLEDKGIEELEDAISSLFFSGTIESKDMTYVSNSRHIALLTQAKKSIQEAINGIENGVPIDLVQIDLTRTWELLGEIIGDAVHESLIDQLFSQFCLGK
- a CDS encoding protein jag, giving the protein MKEVTATGSTFEEAVSSALAQMNASREEVEIDIVEEGKKGLFGLFGARNYVVKVTKKKNARQETEQFLYDITKKMGVDVKIESKEVDREIIYQLSGSDIALLIGKRGQTLNSIQYLAQLVFNRETSQYRTIVVDAENYRLRRREALEQLAHRLAYKAVKTKQDVPLEPMPSYERKVIHMVLLKNKEVKTFSAGEEPRRHLVISPIIKK